In Tripterygium wilfordii isolate XIE 37 chromosome 23, ASM1340144v1, whole genome shotgun sequence, one genomic interval encodes:
- the LOC119993028 gene encoding CBL-interacting serine/threonine-protein kinase 6-like: MAEMVRDANPTLLDGKYELGRMLGHGTFAKVYLARNLRTGKSVAMKVVGKEKVIKVGMMDQIKREISVMKMVKHPNIVELHEVMASKSKIYIAMELVRGGELFSKVAKGRLREDVARVYFQQLISAIDFCHSRGVYHRDLKPENLLLDEDGNLKVTDFGLSAFSEHLKQDGLLHTTCGTPAYVAPEVIGKKGYDGAKADLWSCGVILYVLLAGFLPFQDENIVAMYRKIYRGDFKCPPWFSSEARRLITKLLDPNPNNRITIAKVMSSSWFKKSVPKSMISKAEMEFDALDLDGDKSKQLETLNAFHIISLSQGFDLSPLFEEKKREEKEELRFATTRPASSVISRLEEVAKSMKFNVKKSETRVRLQGQESGRKGRLAIAADIFAVTPSFLVVEVKKDSGDTLEYNRFCSNDLRPALKDIVWTSPAENSTVA; this comes from the coding sequence ATGGCAGAGATGGTCAGAGACGCCAACCCAACCTTGCTGGACGGAAAGTACGAGCTCGGTCGTATGCTTGGCCATGGAACTTTTGCCAAGGTATACCTCGCTCGAAACCTCCGTACAGGGAAGAGTGTGGCGATGAAGGTTGTTGGCAAGGAGAAGGTGATTAAGGTTGGTATGATGGACCAGATCAAGCGCGAGATCTCCgtgatgaagatggtgaagcaTCCGAACATCGTCGAGCTACACGAGGTCATGGCGAGCAAATCCAAGATTTATATCGCCATGGAACTCGTTCGTGGTGGCGAATTGTTTTCCAAGGTCGCAAAGGGCCGCCTGAGGGAAGACGTGGCCAGAGTTTATTTTCAACAATTGATTTCCGCCATCGATTTTTGTCACAGCCGCGGTGTTTACCACCGAGATTTGAAGCCGGAGAATCTGTTATTGGACGAGGACGGGAACTTGAAGGTCACGGATTTTGGACTCAGTGCCTTCTCTGAGCACTTGAAGCAAGACGGTTTGCTTCACACGACTTGTGGCACACCGGCTTATGTTGCGCCTGAGGTGATTGGGAAGAAAGGCTATGACGGCGCCAAGGCAGATCTTTGGTCTTGCGGTGTAATTCTCTATGTTCTCCTCGCCGGATTCTTGCCATTCCAAGACGAAAACATCGTCGCCATGTATAGAAAAATTTACAGGGGTGACTTCAAATGCCCACCGTGGTTCTCTAGTGAGGCTCGGAGATTAATCACAAAGCTTCTAGATCCAAACCCTAATAATCGAATTACCATAGCCAAAGTGATGAGTTCCTCTTGGTTTAAGAAATCGGTGCCCAAGAGCATGATAAGCAAAGCAGAAATGGAGttcgatgccttggatttgGACGGCGACAAATCAAAACAGCTTGAGACTCTCAACGCCTTTCACATCATCTCTCTATCACAAGGATTTGACCTCTCGCCTTTGtttgaagagaagaagagggaggaAAAGGAGGAGCTGAGGTTCGCGACGACAAGGCCAGCAAGCAGCGTGATTTCAAGGCTGGAGGAGGTGGCGAAGTCGATGAAATTCAACGTGAAGAAGAGCGAGACAAGAGTGAGATTACAGGGGCAGGAGAGTGGTAGGAAAGGAAGATTGGCAATCGCAGCTGACATCTTCGCTGTGACACCATCGTTCCTGGTGGTGGAGGTGAAGAAGGACAGCGGTGATACTCTGGAGTACAACCGGTTCTGTAGTAATGATCTTCGTCCGGCGCTCAAGGACATCGTTTGGACGTCGCCCGCCGAGAACTCGACTGTTGCTTGA